From Brevibacillus marinus, a single genomic window includes:
- a CDS encoding CCA tRNA nucleotidyltransferase, protein MLKQLALPILERLEQNGYEAYFVGGCVRDWLLERPVHDIDICTNALPHEVMRLFPDHVPTGLKHGTVSVRQGSRLFEVTTYRVEAEYEHHRRPRQVRFVSDLRTDLARRDFTINAMGMDRHDRLVDPFGGRKDLNDRLIRAVGDPATRFREDALRPLRGARFAAQLGFAIEPATLRAMEQTAPLLAHIAAERIREELGKLLAGAYPEQGCEVVVRTGLLRAYPLLAAVFQRSRGRIGRIRQLHSPAQKWSFLCFAAGLSEEQAQQLAALLRMSKREQRAIHRYSALLAALAPRWDQPQPVDWRPLLLEQGRETCFGLAQLLAAIWGDERDGGVLQSVATTYASLPVKSLKELAVTGKDLQEAFARKAGDWVSRTLQHLLRETALHGLANRREDLLIAAKKELEKDEH, encoded by the coding sequence GTGCTGAAACAACTGGCGCTGCCAATCCTGGAACGCTTGGAACAAAACGGATATGAAGCCTACTTCGTCGGGGGCTGTGTGCGCGACTGGTTGTTGGAGCGGCCGGTGCACGACATTGACATCTGCACCAATGCGCTGCCGCACGAGGTGATGCGGCTGTTTCCCGATCACGTGCCGACCGGCTTGAAACACGGGACGGTTTCCGTCAGGCAGGGTTCTCGTTTGTTTGAGGTGACCACCTATCGGGTGGAAGCGGAATACGAGCACCATCGCCGGCCCCGGCAGGTCCGCTTTGTCTCTGACTTGCGGACAGACCTGGCGAGAAGGGATTTTACGATCAATGCGATGGGGATGGATCGGCATGACCGGTTGGTCGATCCGTTTGGCGGCCGCAAAGATTTAAACGATCGTTTAATCCGAGCCGTTGGCGATCCCGCCACCCGCTTTCGCGAAGACGCGCTGCGTCCGCTGCGCGGCGCCCGCTTTGCCGCCCAGTTGGGGTTTGCGATTGAACCGGCCACCTTGCGCGCGATGGAGCAAACGGCACCGCTCTTGGCGCACATCGCGGCGGAGCGGATCCGCGAAGAGCTGGGCAAACTGCTTGCCGGCGCGTATCCCGAGCAGGGCTGTGAAGTGGTGGTGCGGACCGGGCTGCTGCGGGCTTATCCACTGCTGGCAGCCGTGTTTCAGCGCTCCCGCGGGCGGATCGGGCGGATCCGGCAGCTCCACTCGCCCGCGCAAAAATGGAGTTTCCTCTGCTTTGCCGCCGGGTTGAGCGAGGAGCAGGCGCAGCAGCTCGCCGCGCTCTTGCGCATGTCCAAGCGCGAGCAGCGCGCGATCCACCGCTACAGCGCGCTGCTGGCCGCGCTTGCTCCTCGGTGGGATCAGCCGCAGCCGGTCGATTGGCGACCGCTCTTGCTGGAGCAGGGACGGGAGACCTGCTTCGGCCTGGCGCAGCTATTGGCGGCGATCTGGGGGGACGAGCGCGACGGGGGCGTGTTGCAGTCCGTGGCAACGACGTACGCATCCCTGCCGGTCAAGTCGCTCAAGGAGCTGGCGGTGACGGGGAAAGATCTGCAGGAAGCCTTTGCGCGCAAGGCGGGTGACTGGGTCAGCCGGACCCTGCAGCACCTTTTGCGGGAGACCGCCTTGCACGGTCTGGCCAACAGGCGGGAAGACCTGCTGATCGCCGCGAAGAAGGAGTTAGAGAAGGATGAACATTAA
- the bshA gene encoding N-acetyl-alpha-D-glucosaminyl L-malate synthase BshA encodes MKIGITCYPSLGGSGVVATELGKLLAERGHQVHFITSSMPFRLGSFHPNLYYHEVEVNRYDVFRYPPYDLTLANRMAQVAREEKLDLLHVHYAVPHALCAYLAKQMVGRSLKVMTTLHGTDITVLGYDSGLSEMIRFGIEQSDMVTAVSNDLIRQTKELLGVDKPIELVYNFVDKRRYYPRKVDEIKRHFTPNGEKLLMHISNFRPVKRVQDVVAVFAGVRERIPAKLLLIGEGPELTNIRRIVHERGLQADVIFLGKQEDVAEMISLADVMLLPSEKESFGLVALEAMACGVPVIATRIGGLPEVVSDQECGYLAEVGDVPEMIRRTLELLLDPELYQRFSQAAIARSRNTFCHETITSQYERLYRRMLDRTACDREPCLPTRV; translated from the coding sequence ATGAAGATCGGCATCACCTGTTATCCATCGTTGGGAGGTTCCGGCGTGGTGGCTACGGAATTGGGCAAACTGCTGGCCGAACGCGGCCATCAGGTGCATTTCATCACGTCCAGTATGCCGTTCCGCTTGGGAAGCTTTCATCCCAACCTGTATTATCACGAAGTGGAAGTGAATCGCTACGATGTCTTCCGCTACCCGCCCTACGACCTGACGCTGGCCAATCGGATGGCGCAAGTGGCGCGGGAAGAAAAGCTGGATCTGTTGCACGTCCACTACGCCGTGCCGCATGCGCTCTGCGCGTACCTGGCCAAGCAGATGGTGGGCCGTTCGCTGAAGGTGATGACCACCTTGCACGGAACAGATATCACCGTATTAGGCTACGATTCCGGACTCAGCGAGATGATCCGCTTCGGCATCGAGCAAAGCGACATGGTAACGGCTGTTTCCAACGATCTGATTCGCCAGACGAAAGAGCTGTTGGGCGTGGACAAGCCGATCGAACTGGTGTACAACTTCGTCGACAAGCGCCGCTACTACCCGCGGAAAGTGGACGAGATCAAGCGGCACTTTACGCCCAACGGCGAAAAATTGCTGATGCACATCTCCAACTTCCGCCCCGTCAAGCGGGTGCAGGACGTGGTCGCGGTGTTCGCGGGAGTGCGCGAGCGGATTCCGGCAAAGCTGCTGCTGATCGGCGAAGGACCGGAGCTGACCAACATCCGGCGCATCGTGCATGAGCGCGGGCTGCAGGCAGATGTGATCTTTCTCGGCAAACAGGAAGACGTCGCGGAAATGATTTCGCTCGCAGATGTGATGCTGCTTCCTTCCGAAAAGGAAAGCTTCGGCCTCGTCGCGCTGGAAGCGATGGCCTGCGGGGTGCCAGTGATCGCGACGCGGATCGGCGGACTGCCGGAAGTCGTGTCCGACCAGGAATGTGGCTACCTGGCCGAAGTCGGGGATGTTCCGGAGATGATTCGCCGCACCCTGGAACTGCTGCTGGATCCGGAGCTGTACCAGCGCTTTTCGCAGGCGGCGATTGCACGTTCCCGCAACACGTTCTGCCACGAGACGATCACCAGCCAGTATGAACGCCTGTACCGGCGCATGCTGGACCGCACAGCGTGCGACAGGGAACCGTGTCTGCCCACGCGCGTGTAG
- the bshB1 gene encoding bacillithiol biosynthesis deacetylase BshB1, with protein sequence MARAASREAVKPLDILAFGAHPDDVEIGAAGSLLRAAKAGLQVGIADLTEAELSSNGTVERRREEAQAAARLLGLAFRTNFGLPDRGLEAVREVAHAMLVDLIRQTRPKVVLAPYWQDRHPDHESVSRLVREAVFSAGVHKFQGQRQLPAYRPQRLYYYFINTTAPPSFVVDISDIYQEKMDVLRCYQSQFTREEGSVATPLNNGYLEHVEARERLFGQQVGVACAEGFVSAVPLTLRSLV encoded by the coding sequence GTGGCGCGAGCAGCTTCACGAGAAGCCGTAAAGCCGCTTGACATCCTGGCCTTTGGCGCGCACCCGGACGATGTGGAGATCGGCGCCGCCGGCTCGCTGCTACGGGCGGCGAAAGCGGGGCTGCAGGTGGGAATCGCCGATCTGACCGAAGCGGAGCTGTCGTCCAACGGCACGGTGGAGCGCCGCCGCGAAGAGGCGCAAGCGGCCGCGCGCTTGCTGGGACTTGCTTTCCGGACCAACTTTGGCCTGCCGGATCGCGGCCTGGAAGCGGTGCGCGAGGTGGCCCACGCGATGCTGGTTGACCTGATTCGCCAGACGCGGCCAAAAGTCGTGCTCGCGCCGTACTGGCAGGACCGTCATCCGGATCACGAGTCCGTCTCGCGCTTGGTGCGGGAAGCGGTCTTTTCGGCCGGCGTGCACAAGTTCCAGGGACAGCGACAGCTGCCCGCCTATCGCCCGCAGCGCTTGTATTATTACTTTATCAACACGACGGCGCCGCCCAGCTTTGTCGTCGACATCAGTGACATCTATCAGGAAAAAATGGACGTTCTGCGCTGTTACCAAAGCCAGTTTACGCGTGAGGAGGGCAGCGTCGCCACGCCGCTGAACAACGGCTATCTGGAACATGTGGAAGCGCGTGAGCGGCTGTTTGGTCAACAGGTTGGGGTTGCCTGCGCGGAAGGCTTCGTCAGTGCGGTGCCGCTGACCCTGCGGTCGCTGGTATAA
- a CDS encoding methylglyoxal synthase, which produces MRIALIAHDRKKEEMVQLALAYEAILAEHELYATGTTGSRIMEHTALQITRLLSGPLGGDQQIGALVAHNELDLIIFLRDPLAAQPHEPDITALLRLCDVHQIPFATNMGTAEILLKAVERGELAWREQLHEKP; this is translated from the coding sequence ATGAGAATCGCGCTGATCGCGCATGATCGCAAAAAGGAAGAAATGGTGCAACTGGCGCTGGCCTATGAAGCGATTTTGGCAGAACATGAGCTGTACGCAACGGGGACGACGGGCAGCCGGATTATGGAACATACCGCGCTGCAGATAACCCGCCTGCTCTCCGGACCGCTCGGCGGTGACCAGCAGATCGGGGCGCTGGTCGCCCACAATGAGCTGGATCTCATCATCTTCCTGCGCGATCCGCTGGCCGCGCAACCGCACGAGCCTGACATAACCGCCCTGCTCAGGCTGTGCGACGTCCACCAGATTCCGTTTGCCACCAACATGGGGACGGCGGAAATCTTGTTAAAAGCAGTGGAAAGAGGGGAGTTGGCGTGGCGCGAGCAGCTTCACGAGAAGCCGTAA
- the dapB gene encoding 4-hydroxy-tetrahydrodipicolinate reductase, which yields MSGQPITVAVAGAKGKMGQEVVKMLLADEALRFVVGIDSKLNGVDVGEVVGGKPLGVPFVNSLAEALQTYQPDVLVDFTTPHTAYQHTATAIEYGVRPVVGTTGFSPAQLAELAQRCRERQIGAVIAPNFAIGAVLCMKFAAIAAKYMPHVEIIELHHDQKLDAPSGTALKTAEMIAAARQPFKQGHAQESESIQGARGADYQGFRLHSVRLPGLVAHQEVLFGATGQTLSIRHDSLSRESFMPGVNLAIKAVLNLETLVYGLENLLD from the coding sequence ATGAGCGGACAACCGATTACCGTGGCGGTGGCTGGAGCGAAAGGCAAAATGGGACAAGAAGTGGTCAAGATGCTGCTGGCCGACGAAGCGCTGCGCTTCGTCGTCGGAATCGATTCCAAGCTGAACGGCGTCGACGTAGGCGAAGTTGTCGGCGGCAAACCGTTGGGGGTGCCGTTTGTCAATTCCCTTGCGGAAGCGCTGCAGACCTATCAGCCGGATGTGCTGGTCGATTTCACCACGCCGCATACCGCCTATCAGCATACGGCGACGGCCATCGAGTACGGCGTGCGGCCGGTGGTGGGGACGACCGGATTTTCTCCCGCACAGCTGGCCGAGTTGGCGCAGCGCTGCCGGGAGCGGCAGATCGGCGCGGTGATCGCGCCCAACTTTGCGATCGGCGCCGTGCTGTGCATGAAGTTTGCCGCGATCGCCGCCAAATACATGCCGCACGTGGAAATCATTGAACTGCACCACGACCAAAAGCTGGATGCGCCCAGCGGCACGGCACTCAAGACGGCGGAGATGATCGCCGCCGCCCGCCAGCCGTTCAAACAGGGCCACGCGCAGGAGAGCGAAAGCATCCAGGGGGCGCGCGGTGCCGATTACCAAGGATTCCGCCTGCACAGCGTCCGCCTGCCAGGCTTGGTCGCGCATCAGGAAGTGCTGTTCGGGGCGACTGGACAGACGCTCTCGATCCGCCACGATTCGCTCAGCCGCGAATCGTTCATGCCCGGTGTGAACCTGGCGATCAAAGCGGTGCTGAACCTCGAGACACTGGTGTACGGCCTGGAAAACTTGTTGGACTGA
- a CDS encoding nucleotide pyrophosphohydrolase produces the protein MSERKTLQEIQQEVDQYIGQFKEGYFSPLAMMARLTEEAGELAREINHHYGEKPKKPDEAEKTIEEELGDVFFIVLCFANSLGIDLQDAFERIMHKFQTRDKNRWTKKEE, from the coding sequence GTGAGCGAACGAAAGACGTTGCAGGAGATCCAGCAGGAAGTGGATCAATACATAGGCCAGTTCAAAGAAGGGTATTTTTCGCCGCTGGCGATGATGGCCAGGCTGACGGAAGAAGCGGGGGAACTGGCCCGCGAGATCAATCACCACTACGGCGAGAAGCCGAAGAAGCCCGATGAAGCGGAAAAGACGATCGAAGAAGAGCTGGGCGACGTGTTCTTTATCGTGCTCTGCTTCGCCAACTCGCTGGGGATTGATCTGCAGGACGCGTTTGAGCGGATTATGCACAAGTTTCAAACACGCGACAAAAATCGCTGGACGAAGAAAGAGGAGTAG
- a CDS encoding YitT family protein: MRLRLKSVAAIILGTAIMGFGINAFNIPNNLAEGGITGISIIIKLLLPQVDQGVVYFALNIPLFIIGWKVLGRTAFAYTIIGTISLSAFLSLFGTLLTPTPLDDTLLASLYAGVTVGAGLGIIFRYGGTTGGVDIIARLLNKIAGISMGRTLFVADMLVIGASLVYLSLESAMYTLVAVFLAARVIDFVQEGAYAAKALTIISDKTADITKQILELGRGVTVLSGKGAYSGGNKEVVYCVVSRNEVVRMKNIVKEIDPHAFVVVNDVHEVLGEGFTFDENREPLREE, from the coding sequence ATGAGGTTACGCTTGAAAAGTGTCGCGGCAATTATCCTGGGAACCGCGATCATGGGCTTCGGCATCAATGCCTTCAACATTCCCAACAACCTGGCTGAGGGCGGCATCACCGGCATCAGCATCATCATCAAACTGCTGCTGCCGCAGGTGGACCAAGGCGTGGTCTACTTTGCGCTCAACATCCCGCTCTTCATCATCGGCTGGAAAGTGTTGGGACGGACCGCCTTTGCCTATACGATCATCGGAACGATCTCGCTGTCCGCCTTTCTCTCGCTGTTCGGCACGCTGCTCACCCCCACGCCCCTCGATGATACGCTGCTGGCCTCGCTGTACGCGGGGGTGACGGTGGGAGCGGGCCTGGGGATCATCTTTCGCTATGGCGGGACCACCGGCGGCGTCGACATCATCGCGCGGCTGCTGAACAAAATCGCCGGTATCAGCATGGGCCGGACGCTGTTTGTCGCGGACATGCTGGTCATTGGCGCTTCCCTCGTCTACCTCAGTCTGGAGAGCGCGATGTACACACTGGTAGCCGTCTTTCTGGCGGCGCGAGTGATCGATTTTGTTCAGGAAGGCGCGTATGCGGCCAAAGCGCTCACCATCATCTCCGATAAAACAGCGGATATTACCAAGCAGATCCTGGAATTGGGCCGCGGTGTGACGGTGCTCTCCGGCAAGGGGGCGTACTCCGGGGGAAACAAGGAAGTGGTGTACTGCGTCGTCAGCCGCAATGAAGTGGTGCGGATGAAAAACATCGTCAAGGAGATCGACCCGCACGCCTTCGTCGTGGTCAATGACGTGCACGAAGTGTTGGGAGAAGGATTTACCTTCGATGAAAACCGCGAACCGCTGCGGGAAGAGTAA
- a CDS encoding sporulation protein YpjB, protein MNKNVAMLLILLVVGSLLAWPITVLVEQLRKEPDLKQLGELDRLAEDFFQATREGDFDRSRSQIAKIAELFPTLNLPVTIRIESLNAVTQSILAARQVFVSPRVNEEKLLWHATQVRIAIDALYHEHQPIWKNYYPSLNKQLQQLLQAAVERDLTGLREQFDEQYNLYLAIRPAMSVQVSLQQMSALDSAYERLSKEMRAAAPDWQVIRDTLRELAAAVQAVFVGEERSAWAGPWVPGSPPTLIATIALVVLAPLAYVGWRKYAAERSG, encoded by the coding sequence GTGAACAAGAATGTGGCAATGCTGCTCATCTTGCTGGTGGTCGGTTCCCTGCTGGCCTGGCCGATCACAGTGCTCGTCGAACAGCTGCGCAAAGAGCCGGATCTCAAGCAGCTGGGCGAGCTGGATCGTCTGGCGGAAGATTTTTTTCAGGCGACCCGCGAAGGTGACTTTGACCGATCTCGCAGCCAAATTGCCAAAATTGCCGAACTTTTCCCCACTCTCAACCTCCCCGTAACCATCCGGATCGAAAGCTTAAATGCCGTGACGCAATCGATCCTGGCAGCCAGGCAGGTGTTTGTTTCCCCACGCGTGAATGAAGAAAAACTACTGTGGCACGCAACACAGGTGAGAATCGCGATCGACGCGCTGTATCACGAACATCAGCCGATCTGGAAAAACTATTATCCTTCCCTCAACAAGCAGTTGCAACAGCTGCTGCAGGCCGCGGTCGAGCGGGATCTCACCGGCCTGCGCGAGCAGTTTGACGAGCAGTACAATCTCTACTTGGCGATTCGCCCGGCGATGAGTGTGCAGGTCAGCCTGCAGCAGATGTCCGCGCTCGATTCCGCTTACGAGCGGCTGAGCAAAGAGATGCGGGCTGCTGCCCCGGACTGGCAGGTGATTCGCGACACGCTGCGGGAATTGGCGGCAGCGGTGCAGGCGGTGTTTGTCGGTGAGGAGAGAAGCGCGTGGGCAGGGCCGTGGGTGCCGGGTTCGCCGCCGACGCTGATTGCAACGATCGCGCTGGTGGTGTTGGCACCGCTCGCCTATGTCGGGTGGCGAAAGTACGCCGCCGAGCGCAGCGGATAA
- a CDS encoding DUF1405 domain-containing protein, which translates to MRWIWEWVRASLGKSWFLWALFIINLLGTIYGFYWYKNQLAATDPAFFRLFVPDSPTASGLFTLVLFTYIVGRQIPLLEALAAITNFKYGIWAVAVILAGWSLGNEVRATDIMLLFSHAGMAVESLLYTRFYKLSWLPVGIAALWTLNNDFLDYVMDIHPWLPDVLVPYTGFVGLFTVLLSLLSISLIWYLNLKARQFKV; encoded by the coding sequence ATGAGATGGATATGGGAGTGGGTTCGCGCTTCACTAGGCAAGTCGTGGTTTCTCTGGGCGCTGTTTATCATCAATCTGCTGGGCACCATCTACGGTTTTTACTGGTATAAAAATCAGCTGGCTGCCACCGATCCGGCTTTTTTTCGCCTGTTTGTGCCGGACAGCCCGACCGCCAGCGGCCTGTTTACGCTCGTTCTGTTTACCTACATAGTGGGCAGGCAGATTCCCTTGCTGGAGGCGCTTGCGGCGATCACCAACTTCAAGTACGGGATATGGGCGGTAGCGGTTATTCTGGCTGGCTGGTCGCTGGGGAATGAGGTGCGGGCAACCGACATCATGCTGTTGTTCTCCCATGCCGGCATGGCGGTGGAATCGCTTCTCTACACGCGCTTTTACAAACTGAGCTGGCTGCCGGTGGGGATTGCTGCGCTGTGGACGCTAAACAACGATTTTCTCGACTACGTCATGGACATTCATCCCTGGCTGCCGGATGTGCTCGTACCCTATACGGGGTTTGTTGGCTTGTTTACCGTCCTGCTCAGTTTGCTTTCCATCTCACTCATCTGGTATCTGAACCTGAAGGCGAGGCAATTCAAGGTCTAA
- a CDS encoding menaquinol-cytochrome c reductase cytochrome b/c subunit has translation MAKHDKDATFVGDSRVPAKRIPNVAPSYSDFPGKSEPFWPNFLLKEWMVAAVGLVGFLVLTVSHDSPLTDKANPNDTSFTPLPDWYFLFLYQLLKYPWASGDWVVLGTIVIPGIAFGALLLAPWLDRGPERRAFRRPIASGLMLLSLVGIFYLTWAAHDEHVRNHPSQAGGGSHNAAPAPAEEADPGFKADSIWTAQQSCVSCHGNNMEGGVGPNLQKIGAKYDAAQIAEIIKNGIPPQMPGGMIKDEQTIQELAEYMAGLK, from the coding sequence GTGGCAAAACACGACAAAGATGCTACCTTCGTCGGAGACTCTCGGGTACCTGCAAAGCGCATCCCGAATGTTGCTCCGTCTTACTCCGACTTTCCGGGAAAATCGGAGCCGTTTTGGCCGAACTTCCTGCTGAAAGAGTGGATGGTAGCAGCCGTTGGTTTGGTCGGGTTCCTTGTCCTGACGGTTTCCCACGACTCTCCGTTGACGGATAAGGCCAACCCGAACGATACGTCATTCACACCGCTGCCGGACTGGTATTTCTTGTTCCTGTACCAGCTGCTGAAATACCCCTGGGCTTCCGGCGACTGGGTGGTGCTGGGGACCATCGTCATTCCAGGTATCGCGTTTGGCGCGTTACTGCTCGCGCCCTGGCTCGACCGGGGACCGGAGCGGCGCGCGTTCCGCCGTCCGATCGCCTCGGGGCTGATGCTGCTCAGCTTGGTCGGGATCTTCTACTTGACGTGGGCGGCACACGACGAGCATGTGCGGAATCATCCGAGCCAAGCTGGCGGAGGTTCCCACAATGCTGCGCCGGCCCCTGCGGAAGAGGCCGATCCGGGCTTCAAGGCGGATAGCATTTGGACAGCCCAGCAAAGCTGTGTCAGCTGTCACGGCAACAACATGGAAGGCGGCGTGGGCCCCAATCTGCAAAAGATTGGCGCGAAATACGACGCAGCCCAGATTGCCGAGATCATCAAGAACGGAATACCGCCGCAAATGCCAGGCGGCATGATCAAGGATGAGCAAACGATACAGGAACTGGCGGAATACATGGCAGGTTTGAAGTAG
- the qcrB gene encoding menaquinol-cytochrome c reductase cytochrome b subunit — translation MLQKMYDWVDERLNITPMWRDLADHEVPEHVNPAHHFSAFVYCFGGLTFFITVIQILSGMFLTMYYVPDINNAYESVKYLQHEVAFGNIVRGMHHWGASLVIVMMFLHTLRVFFTGSYKKPREMNWVVGMLIFFVMLGLGFTGYLLPWDNTAYFATKVGLEIASTVPVVGPYLKSLLTGGDIVGAQTLARFFAIHVFFLPAALLGLLGAHFIMIRRQGISGPL, via the coding sequence ATGCTGCAAAAGATGTACGACTGGGTCGACGAGCGCTTGAACATCACCCCGATGTGGCGTGATTTGGCGGACCACGAAGTTCCGGAGCACGTGAACCCGGCGCACCACTTCTCCGCGTTCGTCTACTGTTTCGGGGGACTGACGTTCTTCATAACCGTTATTCAAATTTTGTCTGGAATGTTCTTGACCATGTACTATGTTCCAGATATCAACAACGCATATGAATCCGTCAAATACTTACAACACGAAGTGGCGTTCGGCAACATCGTGCGGGGGATGCACCACTGGGGAGCAAGCCTGGTGATCGTCATGATGTTCCTGCACACGCTGCGCGTCTTCTTCACCGGCTCTTACAAAAAGCCGCGCGAGATGAACTGGGTCGTCGGAATGCTCATCTTCTTCGTGATGTTGGGATTGGGCTTTACCGGTTACCTGCTGCCGTGGGACAACACGGCGTACTTCGCTACGAAGGTAGGTTTGGAGATCGCCTCGACCGTTCCGGTGGTAGGTCCCTATTTAAAATCGCTGCTGACCGGTGGCGATATCGTAGGGGCGCAAACATTGGCCCGCTTCTTCGCGATTCATGTGTTCTTCCTGCCTGCAGCCTTGTTGGGCCTGCTCGGGGCGCACTTTATCATGATTCGTCGTCAGGGTATCTCCGGACCACTATGA
- a CDS encoding ubiquinol-cytochrome c reductase iron-sulfur subunit, producing MSEKQEISRRTFLNYALMGTGGFLAAGMITPMIRFAIDPMLKAAGGGDKVAVGNVDEFGPEPKRVDFKVHTKDGWYETESTLAAWVRKLDDGTILALSPICKHLGCTVNWNTNPDFPEEYFCPCHMGRYKIDGEHVIGTPPTASLDMYETEIKDGKLYLGKTIPNPRPGVEE from the coding sequence TTGAGTGAAAAACAGGAAATTTCCAGACGTACATTCCTGAACTACGCCTTGATGGGGACTGGCGGTTTCCTTGCAGCGGGCATGATCACCCCGATGATACGGTTTGCAATTGACCCGATGCTGAAAGCAGCGGGCGGTGGAGATAAAGTGGCGGTGGGAAACGTGGACGAGTTTGGCCCGGAGCCGAAGCGGGTCGACTTTAAAGTTCATACCAAAGACGGCTGGTATGAAACGGAATCCACGCTGGCTGCATGGGTGCGCAAGCTGGACGACGGCACGATTCTGGCGCTCTCGCCGATCTGCAAACACCTCGGCTGTACGGTCAACTGGAATACCAATCCGGACTTTCCGGAGGAGTACTTCTGTCCTTGCCACATGGGGCGGTACAAAATCGACGGGGAACACGTCATCGGCACGCCGCCGACCGCTTCGCTGGACATGTACGAAACGGAAATCAAAGATGGTAAACTTTACCTGGGCAAGACCATACCAAATCCACGACCGGGGGTGGAAGAGTAG
- a CDS encoding IDEAL domain-containing protein, whose protein sequence is MERPNDLQQQNVVAGLLSEIVIEREMRLLRKKVLYEEIDQALAMKNKETFLKLTAELREIMTYEQSETG, encoded by the coding sequence ATGGAAAGACCGAATGATTTGCAGCAGCAAAACGTAGTGGCTGGGTTGCTGTCGGAAATCGTCATTGAACGCGAAATGAGGCTGCTGCGCAAAAAAGTGCTGTACGAGGAGATTGACCAGGCCCTGGCGATGAAAAACAAGGAGACGTTTCTCAAATTGACGGCGGAGCTTCGCGAGATCATGACCTATGAACAGTCGGAAACGGGGTGA
- a CDS encoding tetratricopeptide repeat protein, translating into MLIVHEKWLRVIDEGVAKIKENQVEMGLTVLRKVQEHGKAIPEVMLYLADVWYQLGHLDEAKKAAGLVLDAASEQAEVRLDAELLLAEIALDEAEYDEAQSMLYRLLEAGVKEASVYLLLADLYALQGLDEVALKYVEQARQLEPDNEDLLVALSELYARLGRNSEAVAYLKQVKHPDLSSLVMRARTLAQSGEFEAAYELYRQALEQSQLPEILFGCGMMAFHLGRLAEAEEYVERLLAADEEFVTAYPLLADIALASGKSEKAIDALKQYVTLSGFDSGQIRRLVGLLQQAGRYDEAKEYQTLYEQWNVDE; encoded by the coding sequence GTGTTGATCGTGCACGAGAAATGGCTGCGAGTGATCGATGAGGGTGTCGCCAAAATCAAAGAGAATCAGGTGGAAATGGGGCTGACGGTCCTGCGGAAGGTGCAGGAACACGGCAAAGCGATTCCGGAAGTCATGCTCTACCTGGCAGACGTTTGGTATCAATTGGGGCATCTGGACGAAGCCAAAAAGGCGGCGGGACTGGTGCTGGATGCGGCTTCCGAGCAGGCAGAGGTCAGGCTGGACGCCGAGCTGCTGCTCGCGGAGATCGCGCTGGACGAAGCGGAATACGACGAAGCGCAGTCGATGTTGTACCGCTTGCTGGAAGCGGGGGTAAAGGAGGCGAGCGTCTACCTGCTGCTGGCCGATCTGTACGCCCTGCAGGGCCTCGACGAGGTGGCCCTCAAATACGTGGAACAGGCCCGCCAACTGGAGCCGGACAACGAAGACTTGCTCGTCGCTTTGAGCGAATTATACGCTCGTTTAGGCCGGAACAGCGAAGCCGTCGCATACCTGAAGCAGGTGAAACATCCTGACCTCTCCTCCCTGGTGATGCGCGCGAGAACGCTGGCACAGAGCGGCGAATTCGAAGCTGCATACGAACTGTACCGGCAGGCGCTGGAACAGAGCCAACTGCCGGAAATCCTGTTTGGCTGCGGCATGATGGCCTTTCACCTGGGGCGGCTGGCGGAGGCGGAGGAGTACGTCGAGCGGCTGCTGGCTGCCGACGAAGAATTTGTCACCGCCTATCCGCTGCTGGCCGATATCGCGCTTGCTTCCGGCAAATCGGAAAAAGCGATTGACGCGCTTAAGCAGTACGTGACCTTATCCGGCTTTGACAGCGGGCAGATCCGCCGCCTGGTGGGGCTGTTGCAGCAGGCGGGCCGTTATGACGAAGCAAAAGAATACCAGACGCTCTACGAGCAATGGAATGTAGATGAATGA